A region of Maribacter algicola DNA encodes the following proteins:
- a CDS encoding TonB-dependent receptor, whose protein sequence is MKPALPFLFFIFLISISINGQEFEVSGSVKDQNGDALVFANVLLKNQDSVLVKGTTTDEEGRYTLVNVKAGTYLISASYLDTSSDIRPLEVASDMSLTDLIILQTETQLDEVEVTYKKPTIEQLADRLIFNVENTSLSQGNIWDILKQTPGVIIVNDKINIKGSSNIGVMINGRLVNIPQADIVNLLSGSSGDNVESVEVILNPPAKYSAEGGLLLDIKMKKNLIAGYNGSIYNRYTQAVFPKHMIGTDHFFKGKKTDFSLSYSFRKSKDLRRFTDITNFFDSGTINEVWTTEQRTITRSNQHNVSGFFDYQINDKNSLSFSTINSFTTPANRFIDSETLIEDTSGDVQSSFLTANDSEFDALNSAYYLDWSHKFDKKGESISVATNYTFYQYNRGQDLDTDFFDSDGITTGDNDFTTQSSQKTSIYSAQVDYTNPIKKLSILEAGLRYSGINSQSAISQEGFDRTQPGISPTEEGIFDYDEQIMAGYASLNNSWENWQLNMGLRSEYTETIGDLDTANDPIKNSYLELFPSLSARHEFKNKHNLALRYYRRITRPRYSDLNPFQFFQSNNTVVEGNPNLRPAIRNYVSLEYGIGKDYSLEVYYFEDSNDFFEQVVQDNESNLLRFLSVNLESNITYGAEFRFNKSWTRFWDTYLLLTCYNKQNSFRDIDSGAILSNGLWTGNVRFNNYFTLLKDRSMYADLLYRYSSPMVLGNSRRASTSQLIISLSKTFWQRKAALSFSFDDVFNDGNFFYTRNYLNQDNSTFSRRETRLFYIGFRYRFGNNRIRDNKKRKSTDEGDRI, encoded by the coding sequence ATGAAGCCAGCCTTACCATTCCTTTTCTTTATTTTTTTGATTTCCATATCCATAAATGGCCAAGAATTTGAAGTATCGGGTAGCGTAAAGGACCAAAATGGGGACGCCTTGGTCTTTGCAAACGTCCTTTTAAAGAATCAGGATTCCGTATTGGTCAAAGGAACTACCACCGATGAAGAGGGACGGTACACACTTGTCAATGTAAAAGCTGGAACCTACCTAATATCCGCTAGTTATTTGGATACCTCGAGTGATATACGCCCTTTGGAAGTCGCTTCGGATATGTCCTTGACGGATTTAATCATTCTTCAAACGGAGACCCAATTGGATGAGGTGGAAGTGACCTATAAAAAGCCAACCATAGAGCAGTTGGCGGACCGACTCATTTTTAACGTAGAAAATACCTCCTTGTCCCAAGGAAACATTTGGGACATTCTAAAACAGACCCCAGGGGTCATTATCGTCAACGACAAAATCAATATTAAGGGAAGTTCCAATATTGGGGTAATGATCAACGGTAGATTGGTGAACATTCCCCAAGCCGACATCGTCAACCTGCTTTCGGGTAGTTCCGGTGACAATGTGGAATCTGTGGAGGTAATTTTAAATCCCCCGGCCAAATACAGTGCCGAGGGCGGACTTCTATTGGATATAAAAATGAAGAAGAACCTCATCGCTGGGTATAATGGGTCTATTTATAACAGATATACACAGGCGGTTTTCCCCAAGCATATGATCGGGACGGACCACTTTTTCAAGGGCAAGAAAACGGATTTTTCACTTTCCTATAGTTTTAGAAAAAGCAAGGATTTGAGAAGGTTTACGGACATCACCAATTTTTTTGATTCCGGAACGATCAATGAGGTGTGGACGACGGAACAAAGGACCATTACCAGGAGCAATCAGCATAATGTCAGCGGTTTTTTTGATTATCAGATCAATGACAAAAACAGCCTAAGTTTTTCTACAATCAATTCCTTTACAACTCCCGCCAACAGGTTTATTGATTCTGAAACCCTAATTGAAGACACATCGGGAGATGTACAGTCCAGTTTTCTAACGGCAAACGATTCCGAGTTCGATGCCCTAAATTCAGCATACTATCTGGACTGGTCCCATAAATTCGATAAGAAGGGCGAAAGTATTTCCGTGGCTACCAATTACACTTTTTATCAGTATAACAGGGGTCAAGATCTGGACACCGATTTCTTTGACAGTGATGGAATCACAACGGGAGATAATGATTTTACCACACAATCCAGCCAAAAAACGTCCATCTATAGTGCCCAGGTCGATTATACCAACCCGATAAAAAAATTATCCATATTGGAAGCAGGTCTGCGGTATTCCGGAATAAACTCCCAATCTGCCATCAGCCAAGAAGGGTTCGACAGGACCCAACCAGGAATTAGCCCTACGGAGGAAGGTATTTTTGATTATGACGAGCAAATTATGGCAGGGTACGCAAGTCTTAATAATTCTTGGGAAAATTGGCAATTGAACATGGGGCTTCGTTCCGAGTATACTGAAACCATAGGAGACCTTGATACGGCCAATGACCCGATCAAAAATTCCTATTTGGAACTTTTCCCCTCATTATCCGCCCGACATGAATTCAAGAACAAGCACAATCTGGCATTGCGTTACTACAGAAGGATTACGCGGCCTAGATATAGTGATTTAAACCCATTCCAATTTTTCCAGAGCAACAATACGGTCGTAGAGGGCAACCCAAACCTAAGACCCGCTATCAGGAATTATGTATCCCTGGAGTATGGTATTGGAAAGGATTATTCATTGGAAGTGTATTATTTTGAAGATAGCAATGACTTCTTTGAACAGGTGGTGCAGGATAATGAAAGCAATCTACTTCGTTTCTTAAGCGTCAATTTGGAGTCGAACATAACCTACGGCGCGGAATTCAGATTTAACAAAAGCTGGACTAGGTTTTGGGACACCTATCTTTTGCTTACTTGTTACAATAAACAAAATAGTTTTAGGGATATCGATAGCGGAGCAATTTTGAGTAATGGATTATGGACCGGCAACGTGCGCTTTAATAATTATTTTACCCTTTTAAAGGACCGTTCAATGTATGCGGACCTACTTTATAGATATTCCTCACCAATGGTATTGGGCAATTCCAGAAGGGCATCCACCAGTCAACTTATCATTTCCCTTAGCAAGACATTTTGGCAACGTAAGGCGGCACTGTCCTTTTCCTTTGATGATGTCTTCAACGATGGCAATTTCTTCTACACCCGTAATTACTTGAACCAGGACAACAGTACCTTTTCCAGAAGGGAGACGAGACTGTTTTACATAGGGTTTCGGTATAGGTTTGGGAACAATAGGATACGGGACAATAAAAAGCGAAAAAGTACGGACGAGGGAGACAGGATTTGA
- a CDS encoding radical SAM protein — protein MPEKNYTYYDFTLSLCPDCLRRVDAKIIFENEKVYMLKNCPEHGRSKVLIADDIEYYKNIRNYNKASEYPKTFNTKTHYGCPYDCGLCPDHEQHSCLTVVELTDRCNLTCPTCYAGSSPTYGRHRTLEEVKTMLDVIVKNEGEPDVVQLSGGEPTLHPQFFEILDYAKTLPIRHLMINTNGIKIAKDFEFAERLATYMPDFEIYLQFDSLDNHVLQTLRGADLAEIRLQALQHLNQLNLSTTLVVTLQKGLNDHEMGKTIDFALQQKCVRGVTFQPTQIAGRLENFEVEENRITLTEVRRKILEQSPIFEPDDLIPVPCNPDALVMAYALKLGNEVSPLTRYINPDDLLNEGKNTIIYEQDEQLHGKMIELFSTGNSVEKASENLKSIMCCLPEIDAPELGYDNLFRIIIMQFIDAYNFDVRAIKKSCVHIVNKDNKIIPFETMNLFYRDDKINRLQKLQKETL, from the coding sequence ATGCCCGAAAAAAACTACACCTACTATGATTTTACGCTAAGCCTTTGCCCGGATTGTCTTAGAAGGGTGGATGCCAAAATCATATTTGAAAACGAAAAGGTGTATATGCTAAAGAACTGTCCGGAACACGGGCGTTCAAAAGTCTTGATTGCGGACGACATCGAATACTACAAAAACATCCGTAACTATAATAAAGCCTCCGAATATCCAAAAACCTTCAATACCAAAACCCATTATGGTTGCCCCTATGATTGCGGTCTTTGTCCCGATCATGAACAGCATTCCTGCCTTACGGTGGTCGAATTAACAGACCGCTGCAACCTTACCTGCCCTACCTGTTATGCCGGTTCTTCGCCAACATATGGAAGGCATAGAACCTTGGAAGAGGTAAAAACCATGCTGGATGTTATCGTAAAAAACGAGGGAGAGCCGGATGTGGTGCAGCTTAGCGGTGGCGAACCTACCTTACATCCTCAGTTTTTTGAAATTTTGGATTATGCCAAAACTTTGCCTATCCGTCATTTGATGATCAACACGAACGGCATTAAAATCGCGAAGGATTTTGAATTTGCTGAGCGCTTGGCAACCTATATGCCAGATTTTGAAATTTACCTACAGTTCGATTCCTTGGACAATCACGTTTTACAAACTTTAAGAGGGGCAGACCTGGCCGAAATCCGTCTACAAGCCTTGCAACATTTAAACCAATTAAATCTTTCCACTACCTTGGTCGTGACCCTACAAAAGGGATTGAACGACCACGAGATGGGAAAGACCATAGATTTTGCCCTACAACAAAAATGTGTGCGCGGGGTCACCTTTCAACCTACTCAGATAGCGGGGCGTTTGGAAAATTTTGAAGTGGAGGAAAATAGGATCACCCTTACAGAGGTACGGAGAAAGATTTTGGAACAATCCCCTATATTTGAACCGGATGACCTTATTCCTGTCCCTTGTAACCCAGATGCCCTGGTCATGGCCTATGCCTTAAAATTAGGAAATGAAGTTAGTCCGTTAACACGCTACATCAACCCGGATGATTTGCTAAACGAAGGAAAAAATACCATCATCTATGAACAGGATGAACAACTGCATGGCAAAATGATCGAGCTTTTTAGTACGGGAAATTCCGTGGAAAAAGCATCGGAAAACCTAAAAAGTATCATGTGCTGTCTTCCTGAAATAGACGCCCCTGAACTTGGATATGACAACCTTTTCCGTATCATTATCATGCAATTTATAGATGCCTATAACTTTGATGTAAGGGCCATAAAAAAATCCTGCGTGCATATTGTGAACAAGGACAACAAAATCATTCCCTTTGAGACGATGAATCTTTTTTACAGGGATGACAAAATAAATAGATTACAAAAACTACAAAAAGAAACACTATGA
- a CDS encoding prolipoprotein diacylglyceryl transferase family protein yields MTIPFEPVVFGIKLNIHLILEYVAFFVGFRYYLFLRKNSTDTISSNNRLSIIIGAVFGALFFSRLIAFLESPMLHWEQGWLAILNNKTIMGGLFGGLLGVEFAKKIIGEQQSSGNLFTLPIILGIIIGRTGCFLVGMKEFTYGKTTHFFLGMDLGDGLDRHPIALYEILFLILLFAGIKKLKHSPVSLENGSLFKVFMVSYFGFRFLVEFLKPNSFYILGLSSIQILCLLCLLYYHQFIRQGISYARKKLHLL; encoded by the coding sequence ATGACCATCCCATTTGAGCCCGTTGTTTTTGGTATAAAGCTAAATATACACCTCATACTGGAGTATGTAGCCTTCTTTGTAGGGTTTAGGTACTACCTTTTTCTTCGGAAAAATTCCACGGACACCATATCTTCAAACAACCGGCTATCCATTATTATTGGAGCTGTTTTTGGCGCCCTGTTTTTTTCAAGATTGATTGCCTTTTTAGAAAGCCCTATGTTACATTGGGAGCAGGGTTGGTTGGCCATTTTAAACAATAAGACTATCATGGGTGGCTTGTTCGGTGGGTTGTTGGGCGTAGAATTCGCAAAAAAGATTATTGGGGAGCAACAATCTTCCGGGAATTTATTCACCCTTCCCATTATTTTAGGCATTATTATAGGTAGAACGGGATGTTTCCTAGTGGGTATGAAGGAGTTTACCTATGGAAAAACTACCCACTTTTTCTTGGGGATGGATTTAGGCGATGGTTTGGATCGTCACCCCATAGCACTTTATGAAATCTTGTTTTTGATCTTGCTTTTCGCAGGCATCAAAAAGCTAAAGCACAGTCCAGTTTCCCTGGAGAACGGATCTTTGTTTAAGGTGTTCATGGTAAGTTATTTTGGATTCCGATTTTTAGTCGAATTTCTTAAACCTAATAGTTTTTATATTCTAGGCCTCAGCAGCATTCAGATTTTATGTTTACTTTGTTTGCTTTATTATCACCAATTTATCCGTCAAGGAATATCCTATGCCCGAAAAAAACTACACCTACTATGA
- a CDS encoding TolB family protein → MRILFVLGLIYLISSCKNETKNNTKPQEETTTLMAGTDTLIYPEEKYFKSIRQITFGGDNAEAYWSWDDKQMIFQSNNANWGLNCDQMFLLNVQEGIQDSIPPMVSTGYGRTTCAYFLPDNEHFVYGSTHLADKECPEVPLRRNGAYVWPVYDSFDIFVADLEGNITAQLTDEPGYDAEATVSPKGDKIVFTSTRSGDLELYTMNLDGSDVKQITNELGYDGGAFFSPDGTKLIFRASRPKTPEAIKKYKDLLAEGLVEPTDMELFICNADGSDLKQLTFLGNANWSPFFHPSGKKVLFSSNFEAEKGFPFNLYFIDIDGKNLERVTHGETFDAFPVFSNDGKYLAFSSNRNNGGTRDTNLFIAEWQE, encoded by the coding sequence ATGAGAATTCTATTTGTTTTGGGCCTTATCTACCTCATTTCCAGTTGTAAAAACGAAACAAAAAACAACACCAAGCCACAAGAAGAAACCACCACTCTAATGGCGGGTACTGATACCCTCATCTATCCTGAGGAAAAGTATTTTAAAAGTATACGGCAAATTACGTTTGGTGGGGATAATGCCGAAGCCTATTGGAGCTGGGACGATAAGCAAATGATCTTTCAGTCCAACAATGCCAATTGGGGATTAAACTGTGACCAAATGTTTTTGTTGAACGTGCAAGAGGGCATTCAGGATTCTATTCCTCCTATGGTGAGTACAGGCTATGGCCGAACTACATGCGCGTATTTTCTGCCCGATAATGAACACTTTGTATACGGTTCTACGCATTTGGCGGATAAGGAGTGTCCGGAAGTACCCCTACGGCGAAACGGTGCCTATGTATGGCCGGTGTATGATTCGTTCGACATTTTCGTTGCTGACCTAGAGGGAAATATAACCGCACAATTAACGGACGAGCCTGGCTATGATGCCGAAGCCACCGTGTCGCCCAAGGGAGATAAAATTGTCTTTACCTCCACCCGAAGTGGCGATTTGGAATTGTATACCATGAACCTGGACGGCTCCGATGTAAAACAGATTACCAATGAACTTGGGTACGATGGGGGCGCTTTTTTCTCCCCAGACGGCACAAAACTCATTTTTAGGGCATCCAGACCCAAAACCCCTGAAGCCATTAAAAAATATAAGGACCTACTGGCAGAAGGTTTGGTAGAACCCACAGATATGGAACTCTTTATCTGTAATGCCGATGGAAGCGATTTGAAACAACTTACCTTTTTGGGCAATGCCAACTGGAGTCCGTTTTTTCACCCCTCGGGAAAGAAGGTATTGTTCTCCAGTAACTTTGAGGCCGAAAAAGGATTTCCCTTTAACCTGTACTTTATTGATATTGACGGCAAAAATTTGGAACGCGTAACGCATGGTGAAACCTTTGACGCCTTCCCGGTTTTTTCCAATGATGGCAAATACTTGGCTTTTTCCAGTAATCGCAACAATGGAGGTACACGGGATACCAACCTGTTCATTGCGGAGTGGCAGGAGTAG
- a CDS encoding M28 family peptidase gives MLRNLIFLFGFFIVMGSCKQETQKNVTMQEDVAFLANDSLQGRETGTPYEKEAARYLEERMRNIGLLPKGNVGTYFQTFSFKPKNDPHAEVQFVDGDSTITGTNVIGYIDNQAEKTIIIGAHYDHLGMGGEGSLYADGKAIHNGADDNASGVAIMLQLAAKLKDTVTQNNYLIMAFSGEEMGLLGSNFFSKNPTIDLSKANYMLNMDMVGRMREDKTLSISGTGTAPIWGQVLNANNPGFKLVLSESGVGPSDHTSFYLQDIPVLHFFTGQHEDYHKPSDDFDKLNYEGMEWIADYILSVIFDLDDDPKLVFRKTKNESEETPRFKVALGVMPDYLFDGKGMRIDGVTDDRPAAAAGLQKGDVVIQLGDSTVTDMMSYMRALSIFEEGDDTEVIVDRNGEKIKATISF, from the coding sequence ATGCTACGCAATCTAATATTTTTGTTCGGTTTTTTTATAGTGATGGGCTCATGTAAACAAGAGACCCAGAAGAATGTGACTATGCAAGAGGATGTTGCCTTTTTGGCAAACGACAGCCTACAAGGGCGTGAAACAGGTACTCCGTACGAAAAAGAGGCGGCCCGTTATTTGGAAGAACGTATGCGGAATATCGGATTGTTACCCAAAGGAAATGTGGGCACCTATTTTCAGACCTTTAGCTTCAAGCCGAAAAATGACCCACACGCCGAAGTACAATTTGTGGACGGCGATAGCACCATTACTGGTACTAATGTTATAGGCTATATTGATAACCAAGCAGAAAAGACCATAATCATTGGAGCACACTACGACCATTTGGGAATGGGGGGAGAAGGCTCATTGTACGCCGATGGAAAGGCCATTCATAACGGGGCCGACGACAATGCCAGTGGCGTGGCCATAATGTTACAACTAGCCGCTAAACTCAAGGATACGGTCACGCAAAACAATTATCTCATTATGGCTTTTTCCGGAGAGGAAATGGGACTTTTGGGGAGTAATTTCTTTTCAAAAAATCCCACGATTGATTTATCCAAAGCGAATTATATGCTTAATATGGATATGGTAGGGAGAATGCGGGAGGATAAGACCCTTTCAATTAGTGGCACAGGAACGGCTCCCATTTGGGGTCAGGTTTTGAACGCCAATAATCCCGGATTTAAATTGGTGTTGAGCGAATCCGGAGTAGGGCCTAGCGACCACACCTCCTTTTATTTACAGGATATTCCCGTGCTGCATTTCTTTACAGGGCAACACGAGGACTATCACAAACCCTCGGACGATTTTGATAAGCTGAATTATGAGGGGATGGAATGGATAGCCGATTACATTCTTTCCGTGATTTTTGATTTAGACGACGACCCTAAGCTGGTTTTTAGAAAAACAAAAAACGAGAGCGAGGAAACCCCAAGATTTAAAGTGGCACTAGGGGTAATGCCCGATTATCTTTTTGACGGCAAAGGCATGCGCATCGATGGTGTTACCGATGATAGGCCAGCGGCCGCAGCCGGACTCCAAAAGGGCGATGTTGTTATTCAGTTGGGAGACAGTACCGTAACGGATATGATGAGCTACATGCGCGCACTTTCCATTTTTGAGGAAGGAGATGATACGGAAGTCATTGTGGACCGGAATGGAGAGAAAATAAAAGCCACGATTTCGTTTTAG
- the dusB gene encoding tRNA dihydrouridine synthase DusB — protein sequence MPKIGDIELPDFPLLLAPMEDVSDPPFRALCKEQGADVVFTEFISSEGLIRDAAKSVMKLDIYEKERPVGIQIFGANLDSMLQSVEIVEKSNPDIIDINFGCPVKKVVSKGAGAGILKDIDLMVSLTEAMVKHTKLPITVKTRLGWDEDSIKIVEVAERLQDVGCKAISIHGRTRAQMYKGYAKWEPIAEVKNNPRMHIPVFGNGDVDSPEAAVRMRDDYGLDGAMIGRASIGYPWFFREVKHYFKTGEHLAPPTIKERVEAARRHLQMSIDWKGEKLGVFETRRHYTNYFKGIPNFKEYRMKMVTSDDAVDVFEAFDEVLEKFGNYQFENA from the coding sequence ATGCCCAAGATTGGCGATATAGAACTACCTGATTTTCCACTATTGCTGGCCCCCATGGAGGATGTGAGCGATCCACCCTTTCGTGCCTTATGCAAAGAACAAGGCGCCGATGTGGTTTTTACGGAATTCATTTCTTCGGAAGGTTTGATTCGGGATGCGGCAAAAAGTGTCATGAAATTAGACATCTATGAAAAGGAACGGCCTGTAGGGATACAGATTTTTGGAGCCAATTTGGATAGTATGTTGCAATCCGTGGAGATTGTAGAAAAATCCAATCCGGATATCATCGATATCAATTTTGGCTGCCCTGTCAAGAAAGTGGTCTCCAAGGGCGCCGGAGCGGGTATTCTAAAGGACATAGACTTAATGGTTTCCCTAACGGAAGCCATGGTGAAACATACTAAATTGCCCATTACAGTAAAGACCCGACTCGGTTGGGACGAGGATTCCATAAAAATAGTTGAGGTGGCCGAACGTCTCCAAGATGTAGGATGCAAGGCCATTTCCATACACGGACGAACCCGTGCCCAAATGTACAAGGGATACGCCAAATGGGAACCCATTGCCGAGGTAAAGAACAACCCTAGAATGCACATTCCTGTTTTCGGCAATGGTGATGTTGATAGTCCGGAAGCGGCGGTTAGAATGCGCGATGACTATGGTTTGGACGGCGCCATGATCGGTAGGGCCAGTATTGGTTACCCTTGGTTTTTTAGGGAAGTAAAACACTATTTTAAAACAGGAGAACACCTTGCGCCCCCAACCATTAAGGAACGTGTGGAAGCCGCAAGGAGACATTTACAAATGTCCATTGATTGGAAAGGGGAGAAATTAGGGGTTTTCGAAACTAGACGTCACTACACCAATTACTTTAAAGGCATCCCTAATTTTAAGGAATACCGAATGAAAATGGTGACGAGTGATGATGCCGTGGATGTTTTTGAAGCGTTTGATGAAGTTCTGGAAAAATTTGGGAATTATCAGTTCGAGAACGCTTAA
- a CDS encoding ABC transporter permease, translating to MNFPLYIAKRYVRSKSTQNAVNIINFITFLVIVIGSAALFIVLSGFAGLKTFSLSFTNSFDPELKAQPAFGKFFSITPDQENRLAKINGLAHYAKEIEEKVYLEHKGKNHIAYIKGIDSNYTKVVNTDSILYLGDWTINDQQVVSGIGIANILSVTINQFRSPMQIYAFKPGKGSLSQQGVSSLYNRLPVIIGGVYAVEADLDNKYVFADLSLTQALLEKTENDISGINFKLKNDADEQAVRSEIEAVLGDSVILKNRQELNSTLYKMLNTENMATYLIFTLVLIIALFNVVGAIIMMILDKQQNSKTLYSLGTTIKELRNIYFVQGILVTGFGGLIGVLLGSLLVWSQIFFGWLRITPSLAYPVEFQLINVLIVLATILVLGVIASKIASSRINKKLIAA from the coding sequence TTGAACTTTCCGCTATATATCGCTAAAAGATATGTGCGCTCCAAGAGCACACAGAATGCGGTGAACATTATCAATTTCATTACTTTTTTAGTCATTGTCATCGGTTCGGCAGCGCTATTTATCGTTCTTTCAGGATTTGCGGGACTTAAAACTTTTAGTCTTTCCTTTACCAATTCCTTTGATCCAGAACTTAAGGCACAACCGGCCTTTGGGAAATTCTTTTCTATTACTCCAGACCAAGAAAATCGTTTGGCCAAAATCAATGGACTTGCCCACTATGCCAAGGAAATTGAGGAAAAAGTTTATCTGGAACACAAAGGAAAAAATCACATTGCCTATATCAAGGGCATCGACTCTAACTATACCAAGGTGGTCAATACCGATTCCATTTTATATTTGGGCGATTGGACCATTAACGATCAACAGGTGGTTTCAGGCATAGGCATTGCAAATATACTTAGTGTGACCATTAACCAATTTAGAAGCCCGATGCAGATTTACGCCTTTAAACCTGGGAAAGGGTCTCTTTCGCAGCAAGGGGTAAGTTCGCTCTATAACCGCCTACCTGTTATCATTGGTGGTGTCTATGCGGTGGAGGCCGATTTGGATAACAAATATGTATTCGCCGATCTTTCCTTAACCCAGGCCTTGCTGGAAAAAACAGAAAATGATATTTCAGGAATCAATTTTAAACTGAAAAATGATGCGGATGAGCAAGCTGTTCGTTCCGAAATAGAGGCGGTTTTGGGAGATTCAGTCATTTTGAAAAATCGGCAGGAATTGAATAGCACGCTCTACAAAATGCTGAATACCGAAAATATGGCGACCTACCTCATCTTTACGTTGGTGTTGATCATTGCCCTATTTAACGTAGTGGGGGCCATCATCATGATGATCTTGGACAAACAACAGAATTCCAAAACCTTGTACAGTTTGGGAACTACCATAAAGGAATTGCGCAACATTTATTTTGTACAGGGAATTCTGGTCACCGGATTTGGGGGGCTCATTGGTGTGTTGCTGGGGTCGCTATTGGTCTGGTCGCAAATATTCTTCGGGTGGTTGAGAATTACACCCTCCTTGGCCTATCCGGTGGAGTTCCAACTGATTAATGTCCTAATTGTGCTGGCCACTATTTTGGTGCTTGGCGTCATCGCTTCCAAGATTGCCAGTAGCAGAATCAACAAAAAGTTGATAGCTGCTTAA
- the rbfA gene encoding 30S ribosome-binding factor RbfA, whose protein sequence is METQRQRKIAGVIQKDIVAILQKAAIEGGLRGTLISVSKVSVTTDLSIAKVYVSIFPTEQAKELLEGIKSNQPLIKHELAQRTRNQLRRVPELLFYLDDSLDYIEKIEKSLKREENPIENRDLLPRRKKS, encoded by the coding sequence ATGGAAACACAAAGACAACGAAAGATAGCTGGGGTCATCCAAAAGGATATTGTGGCCATTTTACAAAAAGCGGCCATAGAAGGTGGGCTAAGGGGCACTTTGATTTCCGTTTCCAAGGTTTCCGTTACAACAGACCTTTCCATCGCCAAGGTATATGTGAGCATATTTCCTACTGAACAGGCCAAGGAATTGTTGGAGGGTATAAAATCCAATCAACCCTTGATCAAACATGAATTGGCCCAGCGTACCCGAAACCAATTACGCAGGGTCCCCGAGCTATTATTCTATTTGGACGACTCACTGGATTACATAGAAAAAATAGAAAAGTCCTTGAAAAGGGAAGAAAACCCTATTGAAAACAGGGACTTATTGCCTAGAAGAAAAAAATCCTGA
- the mce gene encoding methylmalonyl-CoA epimerase, translating to MKKIEHLGIAVKNLKDSNVLFEKLLGEGPYKEEEVASEGVRTSFFKTGPNKIELLESLNEEGPIAKFLTKKGEGIHHIAFEVEDIIAEMERLKKEGFQVLGDAPKKGADNKWVVFVHPKSTNGVLIELCQEIN from the coding sequence ATGAAAAAAATTGAACATTTGGGGATTGCCGTAAAAAACCTGAAGGACTCCAATGTCTTGTTTGAAAAATTGTTGGGGGAGGGCCCCTATAAAGAGGAAGAAGTCGCTTCCGAAGGGGTAAGGACCTCCTTCTTTAAAACCGGACCTAATAAAATAGAGTTATTGGAATCGTTGAACGAAGAAGGCCCTATTGCCAAGTTCCTAACAAAAAAAGGTGAGGGCATCCACCATATCGCTTTTGAAGTCGAAGACATTATTGCTGAAATGGAGCGGTTAAAAAAGGAAGGGTTTCAGGTTTTGGGCGATGCGCCTAAAAAGGGCGCCGACAATAAATGGGTTGTCTTCGTACATCCGAAGTCTACCAACGGGGTATTGATAGAGTTGTGTCAAGAAATCAATTAG